The sequence TGGTGGTCGTTGGCCTGGTGCTGGCACAAACCAGCCTGTGGCTGTTTGAAATGGGCTTGCAGCGCTACCTTGAATCGGGACTGCGCAACGACAGCGAAAACCTGCTGGTGGCACTCGTGCGTGGGCCCAATGGTGTGCAACTGGATGAGCAGCGCCTGTCACCGGCCTATCAGCGCCCGTTTTCCGGCCACTATTTCCGTATCGATTTTTCCGACACCCACTGGCGCTCTCGCTCCTTGTGGGATCAGGAATTGCCGCAACTGCCTCACTCAGGGCTGAAGGGCAATCTGCAACTGGGGCCGGAGGGCCAGCAACTGTTGGTGTTGCGTTCGGACTACAAGCGCTTCGGCCAATCGATTTCTATCAGCGTGGCTCAGGACTACACGCCGGTCAGGGAAAGCTTTCGCCTGATGCGCCAGGTCGGTCTGGTCCTCGGGTTGGCGGCGTTATTGTTAATCCTGGTCCTGCAACGGGTTACCGTGCGCAGGGCCTTGCGCCCCTTGGAGACCGCTCGCGAACAGATCGCCCAACTGCAGCAAGGCCAGCGCTCGCAACTGGATACCCAGGTGCCGGTGGAGCTGGAGCCGCTGGTGGCGCAAATCAACCATTTGCTGGCCCATACCGAAGACAGCCTCAAGCGCTCACGCAATGCCTTGGGCAACCTCGGCCATGCCTTGAAAACCCCGCTGGCAGTGTTGCTGAGCGTGGCGTCCAGCGAACAACTCAAAGACCATCCGCAGCTCGCCAAGCTGCTGCGCGAGCAACTGGAGCAGGTACAGCAACGACTCAACCGAGAACTCAACCGCGCGCGGCTGGCCGGTGAGACCTTGCCCGGCGCCTTGTTTGACTGCGATGGAGAGTTGCCAGGGTTGCTGGCGACCTTGAACATGATCCACGGCGAGCATCTGGCGTTGAGCTACCACGTACGGCCCGGCTTGCAGTTGCCGTGGGACCGCGAGGACCTGCTGGAGCTGCTGGGCAACCTGCTGGACAACGCCTGCAAGTGGGCGGATGCCGAGGTAGTGCTTCGCATCGACGAAGTGGCGGAGGGTTTCCGCCTGAGCGTGGAGGACGATGGCCCTGGGATTCCCGAAAGCCAGCGCGATCAGGTCTTCAGCCGTGGTACACGCTTGGATGAACAAACTCAGGGCCATGGCCTTGGGCTGGGGATCGTGCGGGATATCGTCGAAGTGTGGGGCGGGGTGTTGCAGTTGCAAGAGAGCGAGTTGGGCGGGTTGAAGGTGGTGATTGAGCTGCCCCGTCGCCAGGGCTGAAGAGCTCGATCACCTGTAGCCGCTGGCGCAGCCTGCGATCGGCTGCGCAGCAGTCGTCAGGATCTTGAAACCGCTGAAGGTCCTTCGGCCCTTATCGCAGCCTCGTATCTCGGCAGCGGCTACAGGAAGGGCGGTGTTATCCCATCAAACCCTGAACTGATCCATCAAGCTCTGCTGCTGGTTGGCCAGGCTGTTCAACGCCTGACTGACCCGCGCCGACTCATTGGCCTGGCCTGATAGCGATTCCGTCACGTCACGAATGCTTGCCACGTTATGGTTGATCTCCTCGGCCACCGCGCTCTGTTCTTCGGCGGCGCTGGCGATTTGCAGGTTCATGTCGCTGATCACCGTCACCGCATCACCAATCTGGCGCAGTGCGGTCACGGCATGGCCCACTTGCTCGACGCTGCCCTGGGCCTGGCGGTGGCTGTTGCTCATGGAGCCCACTACGTCCTGAGTGCCGCTTTGCAGTTGCTCGATGACCGCGCGGGTTTCCTCCACCGATTCCTGGGTGCGCCGTGCCAGGTTGCGCACTTCATCGGCGACTACCGCAAAACCACGACCGGCCTCGCCAGCACGGGCCGCTTCGATAGCGGCGTTGAGGGCCAGCAGGTTGGTCTGTTCGGCAATGGCGCGGATCACTTCCAGCACTGAACCGATCTTCTCGCTGTTGGCCGCCAGGCCTTCAACTTGGGCCATGGCCGTGCTCATGTCGGCGGCCAGGTGGCCGATGCTGGTGGTGGTGCGATCGATCACGGTCAGGCCTTCGCGGGTGGCTTGATCCGCATCGCGCGCGGCCTGGGCCGCCTGGGCCGCGCTGCGGGCGACGTCCTGGGCGGTGGCGCTCATCTCGTGGGAAGCCGTGGCCACCTGGTCTACCTGACGGTACTGCTGCTCCATGCCTGCGCTGGTTTCGGTGGCGATGGCGGCGGACTGGTCGGCGGTGCCACGGGCGTCCTGTACCGAACGTTTGACCTGGGCAATGATCGGTTGCAGCTTGTCGAGGAAACGGTTGAACCAGCCGGCCAACTCACCGAGTTCATCGCGCTTGTCGTAGGCCAGGCGCCGGGTCAAATCGCCTTCACCGCTGGCGATATCTTCCAGCATGCGTGCCACGCCGAGGATCGGCCGGGTCACGCTGCGGGCCATCAGCCACACCAGCAACAGCCCGACGATCGCCGCCAACAAACCCAGGCTCAGTTCCAGTAACGTGCCTTTGGCGTTGTCGGCATCCAGTTCGGCCTTGAGGGCTTCGGCTGGGGCGACCAGGACTTTTTCCGGCACATCCAGCAACACGCCCCACGACTTGCCGCCGGGAATCGGTTGGAACGGCGCCAGCACTTTGAGTTGATGATCGCTACGCAGGCTGCGGGTCTCGGCGCTGTTGGCAAGGGCGCTGATCAGCTGCGCGCCACTGGCCGTGTCAACTTTGTCCAGGCGTTGGCTGAGTTGACTGGCGTCCGGGCTGTAACCGGCGAGCAGGCCCACCGGGCTGATAATGCTGACGCTGGTCTGGCCATCGTAGAGCTTCTGGCTGGCCTGCTGGCTGATGGCTTGCAGGCTATTGAGGTTGATGTCCACCGACAGCGAGGCAATGACTTTACCATCCACCATCAGCGGGAAAACGATGCTGGTCATCAGCACGTTCTGCCCGTCGATCACATAGAAGTAGGGCTCGATCACACACGGCTTGAGGGTGGCGCGCGGGCAGGTGAACCAGGCGTTGGCCTTCTCACCGCTGGGGCCGAGACTGGTGTCGGACATGTCGCTTTCCGGCAGCGGCATTGACGTCAACTTGCCGGGTGTCGGCTGCGACCAATACAGGGCAAAGCGGCCTTTTTCATTGCTGCCCAGCTCTTTCTGACCGTTGAACAACTCGTCCTTACCGTCCAGTGCATTGGCTTCGAACACCAGGGACAGGCCCAGCAAGTCCGGGTTGGCTTGCAGCGCCGCCTTGACTTGGCGAGTCAGGTCTTCCCGCAGGTCGAAGGCATCCAGGAAGCGCTTCTCGGCCTGCTCACGCAAAAACAACACCTGCCGGGAAAAGCCGTGGCCGTACTGGTAGGCGTCCATGAACTGCTGGCGAATGCCCAGCGCCTGGACTTCACCCTGGGCCTCGATGCGTGCCTGGGCGGCCTCGTCGAGCATCTCCATGCTGGACGCCTTGACCCGCTGGGAACTCTGCTCCATGCGATACAACGAAA is a genomic window of Pseudomonas sp. ADAK18 containing:
- a CDS encoding sensor histidine kinase; this translates as MKSIQRRLSLGLISVMVVVGLVLAQTSLWLFEMGLQRYLESGLRNDSENLLVALVRGPNGVQLDEQRLSPAYQRPFSGHYFRIDFSDTHWRSRSLWDQELPQLPHSGLKGNLQLGPEGQQLLVLRSDYKRFGQSISISVAQDYTPVRESFRLMRQVGLVLGLAALLLILVLQRVTVRRALRPLETAREQIAQLQQGQRSQLDTQVPVELEPLVAQINHLLAHTEDSLKRSRNALGNLGHALKTPLAVLLSVASSEQLKDHPQLAKLLREQLEQVQQRLNRELNRARLAGETLPGALFDCDGELPGLLATLNMIHGEHLALSYHVRPGLQLPWDREDLLELLGNLLDNACKWADAEVVLRIDEVAEGFRLSVEDDGPGIPESQRDQVFSRGTRLDEQTQGHGLGLGIVRDIVEVWGGVLQLQESELGGLKVVIELPRRQG
- a CDS encoding methyl-accepting chemotaxis protein codes for the protein MSLRQLSIQWKITLLAGLCLAGIVTLLVGLSLYRMEQSSQRVKASSMEMLDEAAQARIEAQGEVQALGIRQQFMDAYQYGHGFSRQVLFLREQAEKRFLDAFDLREDLTRQVKAALQANPDLLGLSLVFEANALDGKDELFNGQKELGSNEKGRFALYWSQPTPGKLTSMPLPESDMSDTSLGPSGEKANAWFTCPRATLKPCVIEPYFYVIDGQNVLMTSIVFPLMVDGKVIASLSVDINLNSLQAISQQASQKLYDGQTSVSIISPVGLLAGYSPDASQLSQRLDKVDTASGAQLISALANSAETRSLRSDHQLKVLAPFQPIPGGKSWGVLLDVPEKVLVAPAEALKAELDADNAKGTLLELSLGLLAAIVGLLLVWLMARSVTRPILGVARMLEDIASGEGDLTRRLAYDKRDELGELAGWFNRFLDKLQPIIAQVKRSVQDARGTADQSAAIATETSAGMEQQYRQVDQVATASHEMSATAQDVARSAAQAAQAARDADQATREGLTVIDRTTTSIGHLAADMSTAMAQVEGLAANSEKIGSVLEVIRAIAEQTNLLALNAAIEAARAGEAGRGFAVVADEVRNLARRTQESVEETRAVIEQLQSGTQDVVGSMSNSHRQAQGSVEQVGHAVTALRQIGDAVTVISDMNLQIASAAEEQSAVAEEINHNVASIRDVTESLSGQANESARVSQALNSLANQQQSLMDQFRV